The window GTGGGCGTGCCCGAGGGAGTTCACCGCGATGCCGCCCAGGAAATCGAGATAACGGATCCCCGCGTCGTCCCAGAGGTAGGCGCCCTCCCCGCGGACGAACATCGCCATCCGGTCGCCGAAGCTACGAACGAGGTCGCGCCCCGCGTCATCCTGCCAGGTCATCCTCGCACCACCTCTGTTCCGATTCCGTTGCTGGTGAAGATCTCCACGAGCACCGAGTGCGGTACTCGCCCGTCGATGATCGCCGCCGTCTCGACGCCGCCCTCGACCGCCTCGAGGCATGCCTGCATCTTGGGGATCATGCCCGACTCGAGCGTCGGGAGCATCTCGCGCAGCGTCGAGGACGTCAGGTGCGAGACGAGGGAATCGCGGTTCGGCCAGTCGGCGTACAGGCCCGGCACGTCGGTGAGGACCACGAGCTTCACCGCTTTCAGCGCCACCGCGAGCGCGGACGCTGCGGCGTCGGCGTTGACGTTCAACGATGCGCCCGGCCGATCGAGGTCGGGGGCGATGCTGGAGACGACGGGGATGCGTCCGGCGGCGAGGTGGTCGAGCACCGGCTGCGGGTCGACCTCGACGACGTCGCCCACCCGGCCCAGGTCGTGCTCGATGCCGTCGATGGTGACCCCGCGACGGCGCCCGCCGAAGAGCCCGGCGTCTTCACCGCTCAAGCCGGTCGCCAAGGGCCCGTGCGTGTTGATCTTGCCCACCAGCTGGGGATTGATCTGGCCGGTGAGCACCATCCGCACGACCGAGATCGCCTCGGTGGAGGTGACCCGGTAGCCGCCCTTGAACTCGCTCGGGATCTCGAGCCGGTCGAGCATCGAGGAGATCTGCGGCCCACCCCCGTGCACGACGACGGGCTTCACGCCCGCGTAGCGGAGGTAGGCCATGTCTGCGGCGAACGCGTCTTGCAGCTCTTCGCTGACCATGGCGTTGCCGCCGTACTTGATGACGATCACCTGGTCTCGGAATCGCCGCAGCCACGGCAGCGACTCGATGAGGACGGCGGCCTTCGCGCTCGCCTCCCCGGGATCGGTCGTCTGGATGTCGGTCATGAGGAGTACGCGCTGTTCTCGTGGACGTAGTCGTGGGTGAGGTCGTTGGTGCGGATGAGCGCGTGAGCGTCGCCCGCCTTCAGGTCGATGCGGACCACCGTGGCGCGTGGAGTCAGGTCGACCTCCTCGCGCGGGCGGTCCGGACCGCCCTGCGTGCACACCCGCACGCCGTTCATCCAGACGTCGACGTCATAGGGGTCGAAGGCCGCGTCGGTCGTGCCGATCGCCGCGAGCACCCGCCCCCAGTTCGGGTCGTTGCCGAAGATCGCGGCCTTGAAGAGGTTGTTGCGGGCGACCGAGCGCCCGACCACGACCGCGTCGTCTTCGGATGCCGCGTTCTGGACCTGGATGCTGATGTCGTGGCTGGCCCCTTCGGCGTCGGCCTGGAGCTGACCGGCGAGGTCGTCGCACACCGCGGTCAGCCGGCGCCGGAACTCGTCGGGGTCGGGCGCGACGCCGGACGCGCCGCTGACCATGAGGGTGACCTGGTCGTTGGTCGACATGCAGCCGTCGGAGTCCAGGCGGTCGAAGGTGACCCGGGTCGCGGCGCGCAGATGCGCGTCGGCCTCCTCGGCGGTGAGGACGGCGTCAGTGGTGACGACGACGAGCATCGTCGCAAGGCCGGGCGCCAGCATCCCGGCTCCCTTGGCCATTCCGCCGATCGTCCATCCGTGGCTGGCTTCGACGGCCCGCTTGGGCCGGGAGTCGGTCGTCATGATCGCTTCGGATGCGGCGTCGCCGCCGTCTGAGGCGAGCGAGGCGATCGCCCGTTCGGTCCCGTCGAGCACCTTCTGCCGGAACACCTCGTCGCCGACGCCGATGAGACCGGTGGAGCAGATGAGGATGTCGCCGGCGCCGACGCCGAGCAGTTCGGCGGCCTTCTCGGCGGTCTCGTGGGTGGTCTGGAAGCCGAACGCCCCCGTGAAGCAGTTGGCCCCTCCGGAGTTGAGCACGATCGCCTCGACGACGCCGTCCCGGATCACCTGCTCCGACCACAGGATGGGGTTGGCCTTGGCCCGGTTGCTCGTGAAGACCGCGGCGCCGACTTTGAGCGGACCGCGGTTGACAACGACGGCGACATCGGGCTTGCCGGTCGACTTCAGTCCCGCGACGACGCCGGCCGCCTCGAAGCCCTTCGGCGCGGTGACACCGCGGGAGGCGAAGCCGTGAGGCCGGTCGTCGTCGATGTTCACGGGGCCACTCCGTTGACGGTGAGCGCCCGACCCTCGGGGAGTCCGAGCGCGATGTTCATGGACTGCACGGCGGCGCCCGCGGTGCCTTTGACGAGGTTGTCGACCGCGGTGACGACGACCACCCGGTTCGCATCGCGGTCGATCGCGAGCCCCATCAGCGCGGTGTTGGCCCCGAGGACGTCGGCCGTGCGGGGGAAGTGCCCCGCCGGGAGGAGCTGCACGAAGGTCTCTTCTCCGTACGCCCGCTCCCACGCCGCCCGGATGTCGTCGTCGCTCGCCCCGGAAGCGATGGGAGCGGTCGAGGTGGCGAGAATTCCACGCGCCATCGGCACGATCACGGGGGTGAACGAGATCCGGATGGCGGCTGTGGCGTCAGGCGCCGCCCCGGCGAGCGCCTGTCGGATCTCGGGGATGTGGCGATGGGTGCCGCCGACCGCGTAGGGATTGGCGGTGCCGAGGATCTCGCTGCCGAGGAGATGCGGCTTGAGGCTCTTGCCGGCGCCTGAGGGCCCGACCGCGAGCACGGTGACGATGTCGCCCGGGTCGATGACACCCGCGGCGACGCCCGGCGCGAGGCTGAGGCTCACCGTGGAGGCGTTGCATCCGGGCGCCGCGATTCGCGTCGCCCCGCGCAGCAGGTCACGCTGCGTGCCCGCACCGACGAGGAGCTCGGGCACCCCGTAGGTCCACGGCTCGTGGAACACGCCGCCGTAGAAGCGATCCCACTCCCCCACCGACTCCAGCCGGTGATCCGCACCGGCGTCGATCACGAGCGGCGTCTCGCGCAGCGCGTCGGTGTACTGCCCCGACTGTCCGTGCGGGAGGGCGAGGAAGACGATGTCGTGACCGGAGAGCACCTCGGGGGTAGTCTCCTGGAGCGTCAGGTGCGCCAGCGAACGCAGATGGGGCTGGTGCTCGATGAGCTTCTGTCCGGCGTTGGAGTGCGCGGTGACCGTGCGGATCTCGACGTCGGGATGTGCGGCGAGGATCCGGAGGATCTCGCCGCCCGCATAGCCGGATGCGCCGGAGACGGCGACCGAATATGTCATGGATTCCACCTTAGAGTCTGGGGTCGTGGGCTGCCGACGGCGACGCCCGTGACTCCCCTCGAAGGAGGTGCGCGGGGTCGCCTAAAGTCGGCGTCCGTCCAGACGTCGGCGCGCGGGAGCGACGCTCGGAGCGAGCGTGGCGAAGAAGGGCGCGGCCGAAGGCATGCGCCGACCATACCGACCGGTCGCGGGCACCCGCAAATCGGGGCTCGTGCGGTGCGGCGGGTCGAGGTCACGGGGTCGACC of the Microbacterium invictum genome contains:
- the argJ gene encoding bifunctional glutamate N-acetyltransferase/amino-acid acetyltransferase ArgJ; this translates as MNIDDDRPHGFASRGVTAPKGFEAAGVVAGLKSTGKPDVAVVVNRGPLKVGAAVFTSNRAKANPILWSEQVIRDGVVEAIVLNSGGANCFTGAFGFQTTHETAEKAAELLGVGAGDILICSTGLIGVGDEVFRQKVLDGTERAIASLASDGGDAASEAIMTTDSRPKRAVEASHGWTIGGMAKGAGMLAPGLATMLVVVTTDAVLTAEEADAHLRAATRVTFDRLDSDGCMSTNDQVTLMVSGASGVAPDPDEFRRRLTAVCDDLAGQLQADAEGASHDISIQVQNAASEDDAVVVGRSVARNNLFKAAIFGNDPNWGRVLAAIGTTDAAFDPYDVDVWMNGVRVCTQGGPDRPREEVDLTPRATVVRIDLKAGDAHALIRTNDLTHDYVHENSAYSS
- the argC gene encoding N-acetyl-gamma-glutamyl-phosphate reductase; protein product: MTYSVAVSGASGYAGGEILRILAAHPDVEIRTVTAHSNAGQKLIEHQPHLRSLAHLTLQETTPEVLSGHDIVFLALPHGQSGQYTDALRETPLVIDAGADHRLESVGEWDRFYGGVFHEPWTYGVPELLVGAGTQRDLLRGATRIAAPGCNASTVSLSLAPGVAAGVIDPGDIVTVLAVGPSGAGKSLKPHLLGSEILGTANPYAVGGTHRHIPEIRQALAGAAPDATAAIRISFTPVIVPMARGILATSTAPIASGASDDDIRAAWERAYGEETFVQLLPAGHFPRTADVLGANTALMGLAIDRDANRVVVVTAVDNLVKGTAGAAVQSMNIALGLPEGRALTVNGVAP
- the argB gene encoding acetylglutamate kinase is translated as MTDIQTTDPGEASAKAAVLIESLPWLRRFRDQVIVIKYGGNAMVSEELQDAFAADMAYLRYAGVKPVVVHGGGPQISSMLDRLEIPSEFKGGYRVTSTEAISVVRMVLTGQINPQLVGKINTHGPLATGLSGEDAGLFGGRRRGVTIDGIEHDLGRVGDVVEVDPQPVLDHLAAGRIPVVSSIAPDLDRPGASLNVNADAAASALAVALKAVKLVVLTDVPGLYADWPNRDSLVSHLTSSTLREMLPTLESGMIPKMQACLEAVEGGVETAAIIDGRVPHSVLVEIFTSNGIGTEVVRG